The Variovorax sp. S12S4 genome includes the window CGCATTGACCGTCAACTTTGCGGCGGCGCTCGAGGCCGGCCCCTTCGACGTTCAGGCGACGCCGGTGCGCACCAACCGCTCGACGCAACACTGGACCGTGCAGATCACCCAGCCGGGAGCGAACGGCGCGCCGAACATGACGACCACGGCGACGGTGGTCACGGCCGCACGGCGCGAAACCTGGGGCGAAAGCGACATGCCCATGCCCGAGGCGCCGCCGCCAGAGGCGGTCAAGCGCTTCAGCATCGGCCCGGCCGGTGTGGCGTGGCTGGACCGCTACGAGATGCGCCCAATCAGCGGCGGCATTCCCGCGAAGTGGGACGGCGGCCTTCAGCACAGCGAAAGCCGGCTCTGGCTGCGTGATGCCGAGGAGCGGCCGCTCGACTTCTGCTCGCTCGCCGCGATGAGCGACATGTTCTATCCGCGCGTGTGGCTGCGCCGCGCCAAGCATGTGCCGGCGGGCACCGTGTCGATCACCACCTACTTCCATGCCGGGCCGGAGCAACTGTCGGCGGTCGGCTCAGGCTACCTGCTGGGCCGCGCGGTGGGGCAGCAGTTCTTCAACGGCTTTTTCGACCAGGCGGCGCATCTGTGGAGCGAGAAGGGCTTGCTGCTCGCCACGTCGAACCAGATCGTCTACTACAAGGAATAGCGAGAGAACGCCCATGCAAAAGACCGCACTCATCGTTGGAGCCGGCGACGCCACCGGCGGCGCCATTGCCCGCCGCTTCGCGCGCGAAGGCTATGCCGCCTGCGTGACGCGCCGCAGCCTCGACAAGCTGCAGCCGCTGGTTGAGCAGATCGAAGCCGATGGCGGCCGCGCCCATGCGTTCGGCTGCGATGCTCGCAAGGAAGAAGAAGTGGTCGCCTTGGTCGAACAGATCGAATCGACCATCGGCCCCATCGAGGTGATGGTGTTCAACATCGGTGCCAACGTGCCCGAGAGCATCCTGACAGAAACCGCGCGCAAGTATTTCAAGGTATGGGAGATGGCCTGCTTCTCGGGCTTTCTCAACGGGCGCGAGGTGGCAAAGCGCATGGTGGCGCGCGAACTCCCGAAAGGCAGGCATCGCGGCACGATCATCTTCACAGGCGCCACAGCGTCGCTACGTGGTGCCGCGAACTTCGGCGCCTTCTCGGGCGCGAAGATGGCTTTGCGCGCGCTGGCCCAGTCGATGGCCCGCGAGCTAGGTTCTCAGGGCATTCACGTAGCGCATGTGGTGGTCGACGGCGCCATCGACACCGAGTTCATCCGCACCAATTTTCCAGAGCGTTATGCGCTGAAGGAAAGCGATGGCATCCTGAACCCTGAGCACATTGCGGACAGTTATTGGATGCTGCATTCGCAGCCGCGCGACGCTTGGACGCATGAGCTTGATTTGCGGCCGTGGTCGGAGAAGTTCTGAGATGCTGGTTCGCTGGGTTATACGTTCGTTGGTTCGTTCAGGGGCGCCCCCGCCGACGGGGTACCTTGCTCCGCGAATGTCCCCCGGCCTGCGGCCTCCTCCTTTATTTCGCTGCGCAAGGCACCCCATCGACGTGCGCGTTATGAGCAGTGGTCGTTGATCGGCCGCACACCAACAGCGTGCCCCAGTGCACAGGGCATCGGGTGCTCCGCGCAGCGAAATAAAGGAGGAGGGGCGCAGCCCCGGGGGACATTC containing:
- a CDS encoding thioesterase family protein: MSTHSFDKALALQHSDIRAGHFTGATSPDYWNMVGPFGGATAAIALQSVLRHPDLLGTPLALTVNFAAALEAGPFDVQATPVRTNRSTQHWTVQITQPGANGAPNMTTTATVVTAARRETWGESDMPMPEAPPPEAVKRFSIGPAGVAWLDRYEMRPISGGIPAKWDGGLQHSESRLWLRDAEERPLDFCSLAAMSDMFYPRVWLRRAKHVPAGTVSITTYFHAGPEQLSAVGSGYLLGRAVGQQFFNGFFDQAAHLWSEKGLLLATSNQIVYYKE
- a CDS encoding SDR family oxidoreductase produces the protein MQKTALIVGAGDATGGAIARRFAREGYAACVTRRSLDKLQPLVEQIEADGGRAHAFGCDARKEEEVVALVEQIESTIGPIEVMVFNIGANVPESILTETARKYFKVWEMACFSGFLNGREVAKRMVARELPKGRHRGTIIFTGATASLRGAANFGAFSGAKMALRALAQSMARELGSQGIHVAHVVVDGAIDTEFIRTNFPERYALKESDGILNPEHIADSYWMLHSQPRDAWTHELDLRPWSEKF